The Winslowiella toletana region TAATTCAGAAATATAGAACGCCCATAAATCCGCTGACAGGCTCTGCCACAATCCGGTCGAAATACCCGCACGCGTGGGCTGCACCGTCTTCATCGTCTGTGCGAAGAACGCCCCGTCTGCTTTGTCCGGTCGCGCCATCATCAGCCAGGCCTTCAGCTGGTCGTATCCGGGTTTGGCTAATGCCGCGCGCTTATCGCTATTCGGCGCTGAATTCGCCAGCGCGATCAGTTTCTCCGTCAGTGCAGCGTTTGCCGGGTCGCGGATCAGGCGGTTATTTGCCACGCCGTACCACGGGAGCATCGCGCTTAGCAGTGACGAGTTATGATCCAGCCCAAAACGTTGATACCAGGGAGTGCCATTCTGGATATGGTGTTGCAGGCGGCCAGCATCATTACGCAAGTCGTGCAGATCAGTCAGTTGAGAATCAGAGACCGATTGATGCTCCATCAGGGCACGGGCCTTGTTTGCCACCGAGGAAATTTGATGATAGTTCAGGGCAAAGGAGAGCAGCAGCCCCGCTCCCCAGACGCCAATAACCACCATCAGTGCCCAGGCCAGCGTCTGCTCCCAGGCCATCCCGACGCGGCGCCCACGCACCCGCGTGCAGTCGTCGATCACTCCCTGCCAGCTGGCGGAATACGTCAAAGCATGTTGATGGGATAACCCAGCAGCAATTTCGCTGAACGCGTCATCCCGTTGCGCTGTTCTATCCTGCAGGCTGAACATCAGCCCACGCAGCGGCACGCGTTGCTGTGCGCTGTACAGCCAGGGTGTCAGGCGCGTTTTCCAGCGCTCGCTCCCACCCTGCTCCAGTTGCTGCGCCAGGCGCAGCAGGAAATCATGCGCGCGATTCTCCGATACCTGTGAAAGCCCCTGTTCACGAAGCTGCGGTAGCAGTTTGTTAAGCTGTGCCGCCACATCCTCTGGCATGGCGCGGGCTGGTAACGAAATCCCAACCGCCTGGTCTGGTCTGTCAGACTGAGACCAGTCACTTTCGCACAACTGCCACAGCCAGACGGGTGGCAGATAGCGCAACACTTCTCCAATCTTTTCCAGACCGCGCAGATCATTATCGCTCATCTGTGGCGTCAGAGGCTGATCCTGAGCAATGACGCGCACCACACCATCCAGCGGACGGCCGCGGCGCAGTTTACGCAGTGCGCTATATTTTTCTGTATCGATATCCGCCGCCAGGCTACCGCCGTAAATCAGTACGGTACGGTTGCCTTCAAGCCACTGGCTTTCCTGCAAGCCCGGCAGGAGCAGACTAATAGCCGCTTCGTCTCCGGTTACCAATAGAATACGAACTTTTTGGCGCCAGAAGAGAGTGTAGCGCTTACGCAAATGCACTTTTAATTTCCAAACGGTACCGACTACAGGAGATTCATTTTTTGCCTGCGTCTGTCCGGAAAAGGAATTATTGTCACCCGCAAGCGCTTTAGCTTTCAGATAGGCTTTTTTACCAAAGAGATAGGTGGCGATAAAAAAAAGCAGAATAAAAATTAGCAATCCGCCGGTCATAATCAAACAAGCAAAGAATAAGATTGTTTGCGGGGTTGAATCTGGCGTAACGCCCAGTTGGGCCGGATCATTTTTAAGTATAAAACAAGCCGCGATCCCCAGAAATAAAAATACAAACAAGATCAACCACAACTGAAATGTGGTGTTTTTTAATCCCTGTGATATGCGTTTCACCTTTTTCTCCCAACACGAAACGACCGTATTTAATGTTTTCCATAACGAACTATTAATTCAAGATCATGTGATAAAGATCGTTGTAACTATTTTCCTATTAGAGGATGAACAACCATCCACCATGGAAGCCCGTCTTCCGGCATGCTCATAATCAATTGAGGAAATGGATATGGTCTCGAATTTCCTGCCGCCAGAGCAATAGCAAGCCAGGGAGATGTTGCCCCTGTACGCCCACTCTTCATATCAATATCAGTAAGCTGCCCATGAGTTTCAGCAAGCTGAAATTTAAGATTGTTACTTGCAAGCAGGCTTTGTGTCTCATTATTGGTTCCCATCCCTGCTACCCAGACAGAAGCAATTTCTTCTGTGCAGGTTTTTCCCCAAAGTAAAGACTGCATTGCTGAAATTTGTAATGCTGTGATGTTTAACGAGTGCTCAGGTCGATGAATGCGAGCAAGTCCACCGTGTTCATCATCATAATTTTCACACTCCTGATGCAGAAGTAATGCCACAGCGGCCTCTCCATCACCATCTGATAGCGTATTACGCAAGCTAACTGAAAGAAGGAGCAGCGTACTCATGACCTTAGGTTCATCCAGCCAGCTGTCGATTTCAGACAAACCAAAGTAAGGTAAGAACTGGATCCTGGCAGGGACAGATAACAGTGAGGTAATACATTTCCGAATATCTGCAATTTCATCCGAAGATAGCGTGACTTCACTGTCTATTTGTATGATTACAGTTGGCATTCCTGTGGGCTTTACTTTCAATAATGCCGCCCTTAGCATCGCATCTTCCAGAAGTTCGCGTAATTGCCTTTCTATCCGTACAGGTGCTGGTTGCCCGACATCGCTAAATTGAGCGATGTAACTCACTGTCTGTGCTGTTTCATCAATCACAGGCGGTAACACGACTCCCTGTGGCAACAGAAACTGTTCAGTGAGTGCACCAGAAGTCACCAGATGCGGTAAATGTACGCACATAGAATCCAGAATCAGAGCGCGCTGTCCGCGTTGAACTTCATCGGCAATATCACGCTCTCGCTCATCATCCCAGCCACCTGCGGGCCACTCAGAAGCCAGCCAGACAAGCCAGCGGCTACCCGCAAGAAATATCCAGATAACCAACGGCGCACTGATAAAACAGTGCCAGAATAATGCCCCTCGAACCGTACTTACTGGCCACAACCAGGAGGTAAAAAAACCGCCGAAAATCATAAAAATGAGTAAAACAACCAGCCAGCGTTTTAACGATGGTGGTCGTTTACGTTTTGCATTATCAGGAATGGCTGAGAGATTAACAGGCATCATTTACTCGTAGTGGCATTCGACAGGGAAGTAATAAGAGAGCAGCCACAGGAACATTTATAGCCATGGAAGGCGACTGGAACACCATTATCTTTCATCGTTGGATGTCCTTCCGCAATATATGACGAACTGTGACCTTCAACTGGACAGTTAATCGGATCATTCAATCGGGCAACACCGATCCCATCGAATTTCATTTTTGTTGAACCTGACTGGACCTGACCACCACCGGTCGTTTTATCTCCAATACGAACAACACCCTTCATTTAATTTTTCCCATAACGTTTTACCAATAGTGAATGGATCCTGTTGGTTGCGGCATCCATACAGTCGTATTTTTCTTTCCATATATGGTAGGGTTAATAAGCAAATATCAGTCGCATATGTTCAGGATGATTAGCTGCACTGATATTTATCGGATCATCGTCTTCTGGCTTACAGACATTCAGTACGTTGTGCGGCCAGTGGGAAATTTTACTGGCCTGGCTGCCGATATAGCGAAATATTGAAGATATAGAATAATAAAGTAGTGTAACCATCTTTATCCAGAATATGACCGCGAATACACCAGTCTCGCAATGAGACCGAATCTACATCCAGAGTAAAGTCAACACAGATCCATCCGTTCATAAAAAACATGATTTTTTTAATTTTTACGATTAAATCGAATCGGATAATAAGTCAATCTTAGCCATTCCTTTAATAAAGGATAGCCGCCACAGAGTATAAATGGAACAGGTATAAGGCTAACAACTATCACCTTTCCAACCCCATGAAAAAATAAATCTGTAAAACCTCTCAGAATTACAATAAGTGACATTCTGAAAAGCCAAAGAAAAGCATAACTACCAGCCAGGTATTGGTCCCAGCCTGCTTGTAGAATTTATCTATTATCTCCATATAGATAGAGTTGACTCTGATAACAGATTCACCACAGTTAACGTTTTTTTTCATCAAATTCTTCCCTGATGTAACTTAATTTTTTTTCAGCTCGCGTTAGAACTCGATTAATCTTATAGGATTGATAGAGTCCATACATAGCCATGGCCAGTAATCCTCTGCCTTAATTGCCTCGTTAGAGACAGACACTTCAATTTCACCAGGTTCAAAAAATCAAACAGAGCCAGAGTAGCAAGCGTGAGCATAATTACTGCTTGCGACGCCAGCAGACTCATTAACCCTTTTGCAGCAAAATATTTATCAACCAGCTCCAGAAAATGAGAGTTCATGGCGATTACTTTTAAATCCGGCACCAATGACTGACCGTCAAGATCAATTTTTTCATTCTGCTTTAGTTGTTTTTTTTCTCATCAGCTTTAAGTAGTCGATTAAATTTAAACTTGGGAAATAGTCCGTAGTAGTCCATATTGTTCTCTTGCTCCCTGCTCCAGATTCCACACTCACCCAGTCCGCTTATGCCCAACAGTACCTACTTTTCCTCGGGCGTTTTGCGGAACAGATCGCGAAGCGGATGTTTAGGATTGCTCGAGGCATCAATCGCGTAAGGATCATCCACCGCCGCGGCACACTGTGCCTCGATGTTTTCTGGCCAGACCGGAACCTTACTGGTAACCATCGCGATATAGCGTGGAATACTGTAGATGAAACTCAATGCAAACAGCAACGGGAAAAGAAACATCGGCGCACCGTTAAAGCCGGATAGTAAATACAGCAGCCCAAACTGGTAACCCTCTCTCTTGCCGGCTATCGGCAGGCAGAAATTCACCACCGGCGCCACCGACGCGGGCCCCTCTTCCATATAACGGCGGACAAACTCCCAGTGCCGCTCAAGCTGCTTGCGGTCTGAGTGTGTCGATGGCAGGCAGAAAGAATCGATTACCGTCTCGTTATCGTCCGCCATGATATGGCCGCTGATATAGTAGTCTTTATTAAACTCTTTTCGATGGCTCAGGCCGGAGGTAAAGAACACCTTTTCCCAGGGTACGCTGCGGATGGTACCGTCAGGCCGGAAAAAATGAACCTGACGATTTATTCTGTCAAAACGAATGGGATAATGCGTCCAGGCAAACCATTCTGCTTTTAACATTTTAAACATAAATATATCCATTGAGATAAATATAATAATGAGTAAACAAATCCCACTTAAAGCACGCCAGTTACTCCAGCTATAATCAAAAATGATTGAATAAAAAAGAGTCAGAGTAGCAAGCGTGAGCATAATTACTGCTTGCGACGCCAGCAGACTCATTAACCCTTTTGCAGAATAATATTTATCAACCAGTTCCAGACAGTGAGAGTTCATGGCGATTACTTTCAAATCCGGCACCAATGACTGACCGTCAAGATCAATTTTTTTATTCTGCTTTAGTTGGTTTTTTTTCTCATCAGGTTTAAGTGGTCGATTAAATTTGAACTTGGGAAATAGTCCGTAGTAGTCCATATTGGTCTCCTGCTCCCTGCTCCAGATTCCACACTCACCCAGTCCGCTTATGCCCAACAGTACCTACTTTTCCTCGGGCGTTTTGCGGAACAGATCGCGAAGCGGATGTTTAGGATTGCTCGAGGCATCAATCGCGTAAGGGTCATCCACCGCCGCGGCACACTGCGCCTCGATGTTTTCTGGCCAGACCGGAACCTTACTGGTAACCATCGCGATATAGCGTGGGATACTTAAGATAAAACTCAATGCAAACAGCAACGGGAAAAGAAACATCGGCGCGCCGTTGAACAAGTAAAGCGAGTACAACAGCCCAAACTGATAGCCCTCTCTCTTACCGGCTATCGGCAGGCAAAAATTCACCGCCGGCGCCACCGACGCCGGCCCCTCTTCCATATAACGGCGGACAAACTCCCAGTGCCTCTCAAGCTGCTTACGATCTGAGTCTGTCGATGGCAGGCAGAAAGTATCGATCACCGTCTCGTTATCGTCCGCCAGGATATGACCGCTGATATAGTAGTCTTTATTAAAGTCTTTTCGATGGCTCAGGCCGGAGGTAAAGAACACCTTTTCCCAGGGTACGCTGCGGATGGTACCGTCCAGCCGGAAAAAATGAACCTGACGATTTATTCTGTCAAAACGAATGGGATAATGCGTCCAGGCAAACCATTCTGCTTTTAAAACTTTAAACATAAAAATATCCATTGATATTATTACCAGAAGGCTTAAAAAATTTAAAACTACGCCACTAAGTCGCCCCCAGCCATACACAAAAAAAAAGGAGTACGATGTAGCCAAGAAAGTAGCTGTAAGCATAATTACTACTGGCGCCGCCAGAAGACTCATAAATCCTTTTGCAGAATAGTATTTATCAACCAGTTCCAGACAGTGAGAGTTCATGGCGATTACTTTCACATCCGGCATCACTGACTGACCGTCAAGATCAATTTTTTCATTCTGCTTTAGTTGGTTTTTTTTCTCATCAGGTTTAAGTGGTCGATTAAATTTAAACTTGGGAAATAGTCCGTAGTAGTCCATATTGGTCTCCTGCTCCCTGCTCCCTGCTCCAGATTCCACACTCACCCAGTCCGCTTATGCCCAACAGTACCTACTTTTCCTCGGGCGTTTTGCGGAACAGATCGCGAAGCGGATGTTTAGGGTTGCTCGAGGCATCAATCGCGTAAGGGTCATCCACCGCCGCGGCACATTGTGCCTCGATGTTTTCCGGCCAGACCGGAACCTTACTGGTAACCATCGCGATATAGCGTGGAATACTGAAGATAAAGCTCAATGCAAACAGCAACGGTAAAAGAAACATCGGCGCGCCGTTATATGCGGATAGTAAATACAGCAGCCCAAACCAATATCCTTCTCTCTTGCCGGCTATCGGCAGGCAGAAATTCACCACCGGTGCCACCGACGCCGGCCCCGCTTCCATATAACGACGGACAAATTCCCAGTGGCGCTCAAGCTGCTTGCGATCTGAGTGTGTTGCTGGCAGGCAGAAAGTATCGATTACCGTCTCGTTATCGTCCGCCAGGATATGACCGCTAATATAATAGTCTTGATTGAAACTTTTTCGATGGCTCAGGCCGGAGGTAAAGAACACCTTTTCCCAGGGTACGCTGCGGATGGTACCGTCCGGCCGGAAAAAATGAACCTGCCGATTTTTTCTGTCAAATCGAATCGGATAATGAGTCCAGGCAAACCATTCAGTTTTAAGAAGATAAATCATCCAAAGTGCCATAGGCAATGCAATTAAGGCAATAAAAAAAATAAAACGCAAATTATAAAATGAACCCCACCCACCATTAGGAAAAGTATAAATAACAATCAATGAAAATGAAATTAAATATGATGAGAAAAAAATAAATCCTATTAGACTTACAAATCCCTTTGCTGAATAGTACTTATCAACAAGCTCCATGCAATAAGAGTTCATGGAGATCAATTTTAAGTCCGGCACCATTGATTGACTGTTAAGATCGATCCGTTGATCATACTTTAGTTGATTATTTTTCTCATCCGCGTTAAGCGGGCGATTAAATTTAAATTTGGGAATTAGTCCGTAGTAGTCCATATTGGTCTCCTGCTCCCTGCTCCAGATTCAACTCACCCAGTCCGCTTATGCCCAACAGTACCTACTTTTCCTCGGGCGTTTTGCGGAACAGATCGCGAAGCGGATGTTTAGGGTTGCTCGAGGCATCAATCGCGTAAGGGTCATCCACCGCCGCGGCACACTGCGCCTCGATGTTTTCCGGCCAGACCGGAACCTTACTGGTAACCATCGCGATATAGCGTGGGATACTTAAGATAAAGCTCAATGCAAATAGCAACGGAAAAAGAAACATCGGCGCGCCGTTGAACAAATAAAGCGAGTACAACAGCCCAAACTGATAGCCCTCTCTCTTACCGGCTATCGGCAGGCAGACATTCACCTCCGACGCCACCGACGCCGGCCCCTCTTCCATATAACGGCGGACAAACTCCCAGTGCCGCTCAAGCTGCTTGCGATCTGAGTGTGTTGCTGGCAGGCAGAAAGTATCGATCACCGTCTCGTTATCGTCCGCCAGGATATGACCGCTGATGTAGTAGTCTTTATTAAAGTCTTTTCGATGGCTCAGGCCGGAGGTAAAGAACACCTTTTCCCAGGGTACGCTGCAAATGGTACCGTCCAGCCGGAAAAAATGAACCTGACGATTTATTCTGTCAAAACGAATGGGATAATGCGTCCAGGCAAACCATTCTGCTTTTAAAACTTTAAACATAAAAATATCCATTGATATTAGTACCAGAAGGCTTAAGAAACTTAAAACTACGCCACTAAATCGCCCCCAGCCATACACAAAAAAAAAGGAGTACGATGTAGCCAAGAAAGTAGCTGTGAGCATAATAACTACTGGCGCCGCCAGCAGACTCATTAACCCTTTTGCAGAATAGTATTTATCAACCAGTTCCAGACAGTGAGAGTTCATGGCGATTACTTTCAAATCCGGCACCACTGACTGATCGTCAAGATCAATTTTTTTATTCTGCTTTAGTTGGTTTTTTTTCTCATCAGATTTAAGTGGTCGATTAAATTTAAACTTAGGAAATAGTCCGTAGTAGTCCATATTGGTCTCTTGCTCCCTGCTCCAGATTCCACACTCACCCAGTCCGCTTATGCCCAACAGTACCTACTTTTCCTCGGGCGTTTTGCGGAACAGATCGCGAAGCGGATGTTTAGGGTTGCTCGAGGCATCAATCGCGTAAGGGTCATCCACCGCCGCGGCACAATGTGCCTCGATGTTTTCCGGCCAGACCGGAACCTTACTGGTAACCATCGCGATATAGCGTGGAATACTGTAGATGAAACTCAATGCAAACAGCAACGGTAAAAGAAACATCGGCGCGCCGTTAAAGCCGGATAGTAAATACAGCAGCCCAAACTGGTAACCCTCTCTCTTGCCGGCTATCGGCAGGCAGAAATTCACCGCCGGCGCCACCGACGCGGACCCCTCTTCCATATAACGGCGGACAAACTCCCAGTGGCGCTCAAGCTGCTTGCGATCTGAGTCTGTCGATGGCAGGCAGAAAGTATCGATTACAGTCTCGTTATCGTCCGCCAGGATATGACCGCTGATATAGTAGTCTTTATTAAAGTCTTTTCGATGGCTCAGGCCGGAGGTAAAGAACACCTTTTCCCAGGGTACGCTGCAAATGGTACCGTCCAGCCGGAAAAAATGAA contains the following coding sequences:
- a CDS encoding PAAR domain-containing protein, encoding MKGVVRIGDKTTGGGQVQSGSTKMKFDGIGVARLNDPINCPVEGHSSSYIAEGHPTMKDNGVPVAFHGYKCSCGCSLITSLSNATTSK
- a CDS encoding DUF6708 domain-containing protein; its protein translation is MFKMLKAEWFAWTHYPIRFDRINRQVHFFRPDGTIRSVPWEKVFFTSGLSHRKEFNKDYYISGHIMADDNETVIDSFCLPSTHSDRKQLERHWEFVRRYMEEGPASVAPVVNFCLPIAGKREGYQFGLLYLLSGFNGAPMFLFPLLFALSFIYSIPRYIAMVTSKVPVWPENIEAQCAAAVDDPYAIDASSNPKHPLRDLFRKTPEEK
- a CDS encoding DUF6708 domain-containing protein; the encoded protein is MSVESGAGSREQETNMDYYGLFPKFKFNRPLKPDEKKNQLKQNEKIDLDGQSVMPDVKVIAMNSHCLELVDKYYSAKGFMSLLAAPVVIMLTATFLATSYSFFFVYGWGRLSGVVLNFLSLLVIISMDIFMFKVLKAEWFAWTHYPIRFDRINRQVHFFRLDGTIRSVPWEKVFFTSGLSHRKDFNKDYYISGHILADDNETVIDTFCLPSTDSDRKQLERHWEFVRRYMEEGPASVAPAVNFCLPIAGKREGYQFGLLYSLYLFNGAPMFLFPLLFALSFILSIPRYIAMVTSKVPVWPENIEAQCAAAVDDPYAIDASSNPKHPLRDLFRKTPEEK
- a CDS encoding DUF6708 domain-containing protein, translated to MDYYGLIPKFKFNRPLNADEKNNQLKYDQRIDLNSQSMVPDLKLISMNSYCMELVDKYYSAKGFVSLIGFIFFSSYLISFSLIVIYTFPNGGWGSFYNLRFIFFIALIALPMALWMIYLLKTEWFAWTHYPIRFDRKNRQVHFFRPDGTIRSVPWEKVFFTSGLSHRKSFNQDYYISGHILADDNETVIDTFCLPATHSDRKQLERHWEFVRRYMEAGPASVAPVVNFCLPIAGKREGYWFGLLYLLSAYNGAPMFLLPLLFALSFIFSIPRYIAMVTSKVPVWPENIEAQCAAAVDDPYAIDASSNPKHPLRDLFRKTPEEK
- a CDS encoding DUF6708 domain-containing protein, whose translation is MDYYGLFPKFKFNRPLKSDEKKNQLKQNKKIDLDDQSVVPDLKVIAMNSHCLELVDKYYSAKGLMSLLAAPVVIMLTATFLATSYSFFFVYGWGRFSGVVLSFLSLLVLISMDIFMFKVLKAEWFAWTHYPIRFDRINRQVHFFRLDGTICSVPWEKVFFTSGLSHRKDFNKDYYISGHILADDNETVIDTFCLPATHSDRKQLERHWEFVRRYMEEGPASVASEVNVCLPIAGKREGYQFGLLYSLYLFNGAPMFLFPLLFALSFILSIPRYIAMVTSKVPVWPENIEAQCAAAVDDPYAIDASSNPKHPLRDLFRKTPEEK
- a CDS encoding DUF6708 domain-containing protein gives rise to the protein MDYYGLLPKFKFNRPLKPDEKKNQLKQNEKIDLDGQSLVPDLKVIAMNSHCLELVDKYYSAKGLISLLAASLVIMLTATFLAISYSFFFEYGWGRLSGIVLNFLSLLLLISMDICMFKVLKKEWFAWTHYPIRFDRINRQVHFFRLDGTICSVPWEKVFFTSGLSHRKDFNKDYYISGHILADDNETVIDTFCLPSTDSDRKQLERHWEFVRRYMEEGSASVAPAVNFCLPIAGKREGYQFGLLYLLSGFNGAPMFLLPLLFALSFIYSIPRYIAMVTSKVPVWPENIEAHCAAAVDDPYAIDASSNPKHPLRDLFRKTPEEK